The Bombus pyrosoma isolate SC7728 linkage group LG3, ASM1482585v1, whole genome shotgun sequence genome has a segment encoding these proteins:
- the LOC122566251 gene encoding NAD(+) hydrolase sarm1 isoform X5, giving the protein MGNGSSCCPHRKKMSEFPVEGGENGDMHTVMENFQKKNNMVSGRSHVTHHPQVTSSSQMLTTNQSQSSSSSSSRVAKSSQRILTSSSSSEMKASSMKSDLRELQRGISEMKNNISTNFSQRLRNSMENLVDRDGNGTEEGDLTEPLVTFPDPDTPPPATGTVTLTGGSPSQLSSLNSLNNLHNMSPPISMSNISNMTNLPAGQETMKFEQKKMTSASKTKVVTDGFSAEKATANSAEMRALQAGDVSYKEQSAATAARARVELDGVSAEKSVAAAREQRSLKAGDLSHQESNNMAASTMKLQSDSFSSEKKAMAAQQQRQTVTSTGIFNHEKHISAASSQSSITIAKGVTSKSSMISAASAVNQLMNGMRPAEDELLSLPLDDLDLLCSKSNPQDVDRAIAKYSNFLDNFVERLKANDCKSGKAPLLLNRVNEIIRKAWAVPTHGHELGYTLCNTLRTRGGLDLLMSNCIASDNELQFSSARLLEQCLTTENRAHVVEHGLEKVVNVACVCTKNANSVDHSRVGTGILEHLFKHSEGTCSDVIRLGGLDAVLFECRKNDIETLRHCAGALANLSLYGGAENQEAMIKRKVPMWLFPLAFHNDDNIKYYACLAIAVLVANKEIEAAVLKSGTLDLVEPFVTSHNPYEFAKSNLAHAHGQSKNWLERLVPVLSSKREEARNLAAFHFCMEAGIKKQQGNTEIFRAIGAIEPLKKVASCPNAIASKYAAQALRLIGEEIPHKLSQQVPLWSTEDVREWVKQIGFAECAQNFVESRVDGDLLLQLTEENLKEDIGLTNGIRRRRFTRELQNLKKMADYSSRDTGNLNSFLQSIGQEFSIYTYSMLNAGVDKDSIRNLSEDQLLTECGIANSIHRLRILDAIKNMQHNQLGSSEDESPDKSLDVFVSYRRSNGSQLASLLKVHLQLRGFSVFIDVERLEAGKFDNNLLQSIRQAKHFLLVLTPKALERCIQDSECKDWVHREIVAALQSQCNIIPIIDNFQWPEPEELPEDMRAVCHFNGVRWIHDYQDACVDKLERFMRGEIPVRSDIPRSIAPKDVTQPNTPGNTTIRQPPNYQRMHSNESRGSDKDSTGGRD; this is encoded by the exons ATGCTGACGACGAACCAGAGCCagagcagcagcagcagttCGAGCAGGGTGGCCAAATCCTCGCAGAGGATTCTTACCTCGTCTTCATCGAGTGAGATGAAAGCAAGCTCCATGAAGAGCGACCTAAGAGAACTTCAACGCGGCATATCCGAAATGAAGAACAATATTTCCACGAACTTTTCACAACGATTGCGAAACAGCATGGAGAACCTCGTGGATAG AGATGGAAACGGGACGGAGGAGGGTGACTTGACGGAGCCATTGGTGACGTTTCCGGATCCAGACACTCCACCACCCGCCACGGGAACAGTTACGTTAACAGGAGGTTCACCCTCGCAATTGAGCTCTCTGAACTCACTGAATAATCTTCACAATATGAGTCCACCGATCAGCATGTCGAACATTTCGAATATGACGAACCTACCTGCTGGACAGGAGACGATGAAATTCGAACAGAAAAAGATGACAAGTGCTTCCAAGACGAAG GTTGTTACAGACGGCTTTAGCGCTGAAAAGGCGACGGCGAATAGCGCCGAGATGAGAGCTTTACAAGCTGGCGACGTCTCGTACAAGGAGCAAAGCGCCGCGACGGCGGCCAGGGCGCGCGTTGAACTCGATGGCGTCTCCGCTGAGAAGAGCGTCGCCGCTGCAAGG GAACAAAGAAGCCTAAAAGCTGGCGACCTGTCGCACCAGGAAAGCAATAACATGGCTGCATCCACGATGAAGCTACAGAGCGACTCCTTCAGTTCAGAGAaa AAAGCTATGGCAGCACAACAACAAAGACAAACGGTCACTTCAACCGGGATCTTTAACCACGAGAAACACATTTCTGCAGCAAGTTCGCAGTCAAGTATCACAATCGCAAAAGGAGTCACCTCAAAATCTTCAATGATCAGCGCAGCGAGTGCAGTGAATCAACTGATGAACGGCATGAGGCCGGCTGAAGACGAACTTCTTTCTCTACCTCTGGACGATCTAGACCTTCTATGCTCAAAATCGAATCCCCAGGACGTCGATCGAGCCATCGCCAAATACTCTAATTTCCTAGACAATTTCGTGGAACGTCTAAAAGCTAACGATTGTAAAAGTGGCAAGGCACCGTTGTTATTAAACAGAGTGAACGAAATCATTAGAAAAGCGTGGGCTGTACCTACTCATGGTCACGAATTAGGTTACACCCTATGTAACACCCTTAGAACGAGAGGCGGTCTTGATTTGTTAATGTCCAACTGTATAGCCAGCGATAATGAACTACAGTTTTCTTCGGCCAGATTATTAGAACAGTGTTTGACCACAGAGAACAGGGCACACGTAGTGGAACACGGTTTAGAGAAGGTTGTGAACGTTGCCTGTGTATGCACAAAGAATGCTAATTCAGTGGATCATTCGAGAGTAGGCACTGGAATCTTGGAACACCTGTTTAAACATAGCGAAGGGACCTGCAGCGATGTGATCAGGCTAGGTGGTCTAGATGCTGTTCTATTCGAATGTAGAAAGAATGACATTGAAACGTTGAGACACTGTGCTGGTGCACTCGCCAATCTGTCTCTATATGGTGGTGCAGAAAATCAGGAAGCCATGATCAAGAGAAAAGTGCCTATGTGGCTGTTTCCACTAGCTTTCCACAATGACGACAACATTAAGTACTATGCTTGTCTGGCGATTGCTGTATTAGTAGCTAATAAGGAAATAGAAGCTGCAGTGTTAAAGTCTGGTACACTGGATCTAGTTGAACCATTTGTAACTTCACATAATCCCTATGAATTCGCCAAGTCGAATCTAGCACATGCACATGGTCAGAGTAAAAATTGGCTTGAGAGGCTGGTACCAGTACTAAGCTCAAAAAGAGAGGAAGCTAGGAATCTGGCAGCTTTCCATTTCTGTATGGAGGCTGGTATCAAGAAACAGCAGGGCAACACGGAGATCTTCCGTGCGATAGGAGCCATTGAACCGTTAAAGAAAGTAGCTAGTTGTCCTAATGCAATTGCTTCCAAGTACGCGGCGCAGGCATTGCGTTTAATTGGGGAGGAGATTCCTCATAAACTCAGCCAACAGGTACCTCTTTGGTCTACAGAAGATGTCAGAGAGTGGGTGAAGCAGATTGGATTCGCGGAATGTGCACAGAACTTTGTGGAAAGTAGAGTGGATGGTGATTTATTGTTGCAGCTGACAGAAGAGAATCTCAAAGAAGATATTGGTTTAACAAATGGTATCAGGAGGAGAAGGTTTACCAGAGAATTGCAGAATTTAAAGAAGATGGCTGATTATAGCAGTAGAGACACGGGAAACTTAAATAGTTTCTTGCAATCAATTGGTCAGGAGTTCTCAATCTACACATACAGTATGCTTAATGCTGGCGTTGACAAAGACTCCATCAGGAATTTGTCTGAAGATCAGTTACTGACAGAGTGTGGCATCGCGAATAGCATTCATAGGTTGAGGATATTAGATGCTATTAAGAATATGCAGCACAATCAGTTGGGTTCTTCGGAGGATGAATCACCAGATAAATCCTTGGACGTGTTTGTTAGTTATAGAAGATCAAATGGATCCCAGTTAGCCAGTTTATTGAAAGTCCACTTGCAACTGAGAGGCTTCTCTGTGTTCATTGATGTTGAAAGGTTAGAAGCCGGCAAATTCGACAATAACCTGCTGCAAAGCATCAGACAGGCAAAACACTTCCTCCTTGTGCTGACACCCAAGGCTTTGGAAAGGTGTATACAGGACAGTGAATGCAAAGACTGGGTTCATAGG GAGATTGTAGCAGCTCTACAATcacaatgtaatataattccTATCATAGACAACTTCCAGTGGCCAGAACCTGAAGAACTCCCTGAAGATATGCGAGCAGTTTGTCATTTCAATGGTGTACGATGGATCCATGATTACCAAGATGCCTGCGTAGACAAACTAGAAAG GTTTATGCGGGGCGAAATACCAGTCAGATCAGATATCCCAAGGAGCATCGCGCCCAAGGACGTGACGCAACCAAACACACCGGGTAACACAACCATAAGACAGCCACCGAACTATCAACGTATGCACAGTAATGAAAGCAGGGGCAGTGACAAAGATTCGACAGGAGGGCGAGATTGA
- the LOC122566251 gene encoding NAD(+) hydrolase sarm1 isoform X4: MTMVVNKINMSSYSAPRRTFFSGLHTKMSEFPVEGGENGDMHTVMENFQKKNNMVSGRSHVTHHPQVTSSSQMLTTNQSQSSSSSSSRVAKSSQRILTSSSSSEMKASSMKSDLRELQRGISEMKNNISTNFSQRLRNSMENLVDRDGNGTEEGDLTEPLVTFPDPDTPPPATGTVTLTGGSPSQLSSLNSLNNLHNMSPPISMSNISNMTNLPAGQETMKFEQKKMTSASKTKVVTDGFSAEKATANSAEMRALQAGDVSYKEQSAATAARARVELDGVSAEKSVAAAREQRSLKAGDLSHQESNNMAASTMKLQSDSFSSEKKAMAAQQQRQTVTSTGIFNHEKHISAASSQSSITIAKGVTSKSSMISAASAVNQLMNGMRPAEDELLSLPLDDLDLLCSKSNPQDVDRAIAKYSNFLDNFVERLKANDCKSGKAPLLLNRVNEIIRKAWAVPTHGHELGYTLCNTLRTRGGLDLLMSNCIASDNELQFSSARLLEQCLTTENRAHVVEHGLEKVVNVACVCTKNANSVDHSRVGTGILEHLFKHSEGTCSDVIRLGGLDAVLFECRKNDIETLRHCAGALANLSLYGGAENQEAMIKRKVPMWLFPLAFHNDDNIKYYACLAIAVLVANKEIEAAVLKSGTLDLVEPFVTSHNPYEFAKSNLAHAHGQSKNWLERLVPVLSSKREEARNLAAFHFCMEAGIKKQQGNTEIFRAIGAIEPLKKVASCPNAIASKYAAQALRLIGEEIPHKLSQQVPLWSTEDVREWVKQIGFAECAQNFVESRVDGDLLLQLTEENLKEDIGLTNGIRRRRFTRELQNLKKMADYSSRDTGNLNSFLQSIGQEFSIYTYSMLNAGVDKDSIRNLSEDQLLTECGIANSIHRLRILDAIKNMQHNQLGSSEDESPDKSLDVFVSYRRSNGSQLASLLKVHLQLRGFSVFIDVERLEAGKFDNNLLQSIRQAKHFLLVLTPKALERCIQDSECKDWVHREIVAALQSQCNIIPIIDNFQWPEPEELPEDMRAVCHFNGVRWIHDYQDACVDKLERFMRGEIPVRSDIPRSIAPKDVTQPNTPGNTTIRQPPNYQRMHSNESRGSDKDSTGGRD, encoded by the exons ATGCTGACGACGAACCAGAGCCagagcagcagcagcagttCGAGCAGGGTGGCCAAATCCTCGCAGAGGATTCTTACCTCGTCTTCATCGAGTGAGATGAAAGCAAGCTCCATGAAGAGCGACCTAAGAGAACTTCAACGCGGCATATCCGAAATGAAGAACAATATTTCCACGAACTTTTCACAACGATTGCGAAACAGCATGGAGAACCTCGTGGATAG AGATGGAAACGGGACGGAGGAGGGTGACTTGACGGAGCCATTGGTGACGTTTCCGGATCCAGACACTCCACCACCCGCCACGGGAACAGTTACGTTAACAGGAGGTTCACCCTCGCAATTGAGCTCTCTGAACTCACTGAATAATCTTCACAATATGAGTCCACCGATCAGCATGTCGAACATTTCGAATATGACGAACCTACCTGCTGGACAGGAGACGATGAAATTCGAACAGAAAAAGATGACAAGTGCTTCCAAGACGAAG GTTGTTACAGACGGCTTTAGCGCTGAAAAGGCGACGGCGAATAGCGCCGAGATGAGAGCTTTACAAGCTGGCGACGTCTCGTACAAGGAGCAAAGCGCCGCGACGGCGGCCAGGGCGCGCGTTGAACTCGATGGCGTCTCCGCTGAGAAGAGCGTCGCCGCTGCAAGG GAACAAAGAAGCCTAAAAGCTGGCGACCTGTCGCACCAGGAAAGCAATAACATGGCTGCATCCACGATGAAGCTACAGAGCGACTCCTTCAGTTCAGAGAaa AAAGCTATGGCAGCACAACAACAAAGACAAACGGTCACTTCAACCGGGATCTTTAACCACGAGAAACACATTTCTGCAGCAAGTTCGCAGTCAAGTATCACAATCGCAAAAGGAGTCACCTCAAAATCTTCAATGATCAGCGCAGCGAGTGCAGTGAATCAACTGATGAACGGCATGAGGCCGGCTGAAGACGAACTTCTTTCTCTACCTCTGGACGATCTAGACCTTCTATGCTCAAAATCGAATCCCCAGGACGTCGATCGAGCCATCGCCAAATACTCTAATTTCCTAGACAATTTCGTGGAACGTCTAAAAGCTAACGATTGTAAAAGTGGCAAGGCACCGTTGTTATTAAACAGAGTGAACGAAATCATTAGAAAAGCGTGGGCTGTACCTACTCATGGTCACGAATTAGGTTACACCCTATGTAACACCCTTAGAACGAGAGGCGGTCTTGATTTGTTAATGTCCAACTGTATAGCCAGCGATAATGAACTACAGTTTTCTTCGGCCAGATTATTAGAACAGTGTTTGACCACAGAGAACAGGGCACACGTAGTGGAACACGGTTTAGAGAAGGTTGTGAACGTTGCCTGTGTATGCACAAAGAATGCTAATTCAGTGGATCATTCGAGAGTAGGCACTGGAATCTTGGAACACCTGTTTAAACATAGCGAAGGGACCTGCAGCGATGTGATCAGGCTAGGTGGTCTAGATGCTGTTCTATTCGAATGTAGAAAGAATGACATTGAAACGTTGAGACACTGTGCTGGTGCACTCGCCAATCTGTCTCTATATGGTGGTGCAGAAAATCAGGAAGCCATGATCAAGAGAAAAGTGCCTATGTGGCTGTTTCCACTAGCTTTCCACAATGACGACAACATTAAGTACTATGCTTGTCTGGCGATTGCTGTATTAGTAGCTAATAAGGAAATAGAAGCTGCAGTGTTAAAGTCTGGTACACTGGATCTAGTTGAACCATTTGTAACTTCACATAATCCCTATGAATTCGCCAAGTCGAATCTAGCACATGCACATGGTCAGAGTAAAAATTGGCTTGAGAGGCTGGTACCAGTACTAAGCTCAAAAAGAGAGGAAGCTAGGAATCTGGCAGCTTTCCATTTCTGTATGGAGGCTGGTATCAAGAAACAGCAGGGCAACACGGAGATCTTCCGTGCGATAGGAGCCATTGAACCGTTAAAGAAAGTAGCTAGTTGTCCTAATGCAATTGCTTCCAAGTACGCGGCGCAGGCATTGCGTTTAATTGGGGAGGAGATTCCTCATAAACTCAGCCAACAGGTACCTCTTTGGTCTACAGAAGATGTCAGAGAGTGGGTGAAGCAGATTGGATTCGCGGAATGTGCACAGAACTTTGTGGAAAGTAGAGTGGATGGTGATTTATTGTTGCAGCTGACAGAAGAGAATCTCAAAGAAGATATTGGTTTAACAAATGGTATCAGGAGGAGAAGGTTTACCAGAGAATTGCAGAATTTAAAGAAGATGGCTGATTATAGCAGTAGAGACACGGGAAACTTAAATAGTTTCTTGCAATCAATTGGTCAGGAGTTCTCAATCTACACATACAGTATGCTTAATGCTGGCGTTGACAAAGACTCCATCAGGAATTTGTCTGAAGATCAGTTACTGACAGAGTGTGGCATCGCGAATAGCATTCATAGGTTGAGGATATTAGATGCTATTAAGAATATGCAGCACAATCAGTTGGGTTCTTCGGAGGATGAATCACCAGATAAATCCTTGGACGTGTTTGTTAGTTATAGAAGATCAAATGGATCCCAGTTAGCCAGTTTATTGAAAGTCCACTTGCAACTGAGAGGCTTCTCTGTGTTCATTGATGTTGAAAGGTTAGAAGCCGGCAAATTCGACAATAACCTGCTGCAAAGCATCAGACAGGCAAAACACTTCCTCCTTGTGCTGACACCCAAGGCTTTGGAAAGGTGTATACAGGACAGTGAATGCAAAGACTGGGTTCATAGG GAGATTGTAGCAGCTCTACAATcacaatgtaatataattccTATCATAGACAACTTCCAGTGGCCAGAACCTGAAGAACTCCCTGAAGATATGCGAGCAGTTTGTCATTTCAATGGTGTACGATGGATCCATGATTACCAAGATGCCTGCGTAGACAAACTAGAAAG GTTTATGCGGGGCGAAATACCAGTCAGATCAGATATCCCAAGGAGCATCGCGCCCAAGGACGTGACGCAACCAAACACACCGGGTAACACAACCATAAGACAGCCACCGAACTATCAACGTATGCACAGTAATGAAAGCAGGGGCAGTGACAAAGATTCGACAGGAGGGCGAGATTGA
- the LOC122566251 gene encoding NAD(+) hydrolase sarm1 isoform X2 has translation MSVDRGLNMLHKHGSSRSHSSLLYKGRGAFLKSMSEFPVEGGENGDMHTVMENFQKKNNMVSGRSHVTHHPQVTSSSQMLTTNQSQSSSSSSSRVAKSSQRILTSSSSSEMKASSMKSDLRELQRGISEMKNNISTNFSQRLRNSMENLVDRDGNGTEEGDLTEPLVTFPDPDTPPPATGTVTLTGGSPSQLSSLNSLNNLHNMSPPISMSNISNMTNLPAGQETMKFEQKKMTSASKTKVVTDGFSAEKATANSAEMRALQAGDVSYKEQSAATAARARVELDGVSAEKSVAAAREQRSLKAGDLSHQESNNMAASTMKLQSDSFSSEKKAMAAQQQRQTVTSTGIFNHEKHISAASSQSSITIAKGVTSKSSMISAASAVNQLMNGMRPAEDELLSLPLDDLDLLCSKSNPQDVDRAIAKYSNFLDNFVERLKANDCKSGKAPLLLNRVNEIIRKAWAVPTHGHELGYTLCNTLRTRGGLDLLMSNCIASDNELQFSSARLLEQCLTTENRAHVVEHGLEKVVNVACVCTKNANSVDHSRVGTGILEHLFKHSEGTCSDVIRLGGLDAVLFECRKNDIETLRHCAGALANLSLYGGAENQEAMIKRKVPMWLFPLAFHNDDNIKYYACLAIAVLVANKEIEAAVLKSGTLDLVEPFVTSHNPYEFAKSNLAHAHGQSKNWLERLVPVLSSKREEARNLAAFHFCMEAGIKKQQGNTEIFRAIGAIEPLKKVASCPNAIASKYAAQALRLIGEEIPHKLSQQVPLWSTEDVREWVKQIGFAECAQNFVESRVDGDLLLQLTEENLKEDIGLTNGIRRRRFTRELQNLKKMADYSSRDTGNLNSFLQSIGQEFSIYTYSMLNAGVDKDSIRNLSEDQLLTECGIANSIHRLRILDAIKNMQHNQLGSSEDESPDKSLDVFVSYRRSNGSQLASLLKVHLQLRGFSVFIDVERLEAGKFDNNLLQSIRQAKHFLLVLTPKALERCIQDSECKDWVHREIVAALQSQCNIIPIIDNFQWPEPEELPEDMRAVCHFNGVRWIHDYQDACVDKLERFMRGEIPVRSDIPRSIAPKDVTQPNTPGNTTIRQPPNYQRMHSNESRGSDKDSTGGRD, from the exons ATGCTGACGACGAACCAGAGCCagagcagcagcagcagttCGAGCAGGGTGGCCAAATCCTCGCAGAGGATTCTTACCTCGTCTTCATCGAGTGAGATGAAAGCAAGCTCCATGAAGAGCGACCTAAGAGAACTTCAACGCGGCATATCCGAAATGAAGAACAATATTTCCACGAACTTTTCACAACGATTGCGAAACAGCATGGAGAACCTCGTGGATAG AGATGGAAACGGGACGGAGGAGGGTGACTTGACGGAGCCATTGGTGACGTTTCCGGATCCAGACACTCCACCACCCGCCACGGGAACAGTTACGTTAACAGGAGGTTCACCCTCGCAATTGAGCTCTCTGAACTCACTGAATAATCTTCACAATATGAGTCCACCGATCAGCATGTCGAACATTTCGAATATGACGAACCTACCTGCTGGACAGGAGACGATGAAATTCGAACAGAAAAAGATGACAAGTGCTTCCAAGACGAAG GTTGTTACAGACGGCTTTAGCGCTGAAAAGGCGACGGCGAATAGCGCCGAGATGAGAGCTTTACAAGCTGGCGACGTCTCGTACAAGGAGCAAAGCGCCGCGACGGCGGCCAGGGCGCGCGTTGAACTCGATGGCGTCTCCGCTGAGAAGAGCGTCGCCGCTGCAAGG GAACAAAGAAGCCTAAAAGCTGGCGACCTGTCGCACCAGGAAAGCAATAACATGGCTGCATCCACGATGAAGCTACAGAGCGACTCCTTCAGTTCAGAGAaa AAAGCTATGGCAGCACAACAACAAAGACAAACGGTCACTTCAACCGGGATCTTTAACCACGAGAAACACATTTCTGCAGCAAGTTCGCAGTCAAGTATCACAATCGCAAAAGGAGTCACCTCAAAATCTTCAATGATCAGCGCAGCGAGTGCAGTGAATCAACTGATGAACGGCATGAGGCCGGCTGAAGACGAACTTCTTTCTCTACCTCTGGACGATCTAGACCTTCTATGCTCAAAATCGAATCCCCAGGACGTCGATCGAGCCATCGCCAAATACTCTAATTTCCTAGACAATTTCGTGGAACGTCTAAAAGCTAACGATTGTAAAAGTGGCAAGGCACCGTTGTTATTAAACAGAGTGAACGAAATCATTAGAAAAGCGTGGGCTGTACCTACTCATGGTCACGAATTAGGTTACACCCTATGTAACACCCTTAGAACGAGAGGCGGTCTTGATTTGTTAATGTCCAACTGTATAGCCAGCGATAATGAACTACAGTTTTCTTCGGCCAGATTATTAGAACAGTGTTTGACCACAGAGAACAGGGCACACGTAGTGGAACACGGTTTAGAGAAGGTTGTGAACGTTGCCTGTGTATGCACAAAGAATGCTAATTCAGTGGATCATTCGAGAGTAGGCACTGGAATCTTGGAACACCTGTTTAAACATAGCGAAGGGACCTGCAGCGATGTGATCAGGCTAGGTGGTCTAGATGCTGTTCTATTCGAATGTAGAAAGAATGACATTGAAACGTTGAGACACTGTGCTGGTGCACTCGCCAATCTGTCTCTATATGGTGGTGCAGAAAATCAGGAAGCCATGATCAAGAGAAAAGTGCCTATGTGGCTGTTTCCACTAGCTTTCCACAATGACGACAACATTAAGTACTATGCTTGTCTGGCGATTGCTGTATTAGTAGCTAATAAGGAAATAGAAGCTGCAGTGTTAAAGTCTGGTACACTGGATCTAGTTGAACCATTTGTAACTTCACATAATCCCTATGAATTCGCCAAGTCGAATCTAGCACATGCACATGGTCAGAGTAAAAATTGGCTTGAGAGGCTGGTACCAGTACTAAGCTCAAAAAGAGAGGAAGCTAGGAATCTGGCAGCTTTCCATTTCTGTATGGAGGCTGGTATCAAGAAACAGCAGGGCAACACGGAGATCTTCCGTGCGATAGGAGCCATTGAACCGTTAAAGAAAGTAGCTAGTTGTCCTAATGCAATTGCTTCCAAGTACGCGGCGCAGGCATTGCGTTTAATTGGGGAGGAGATTCCTCATAAACTCAGCCAACAGGTACCTCTTTGGTCTACAGAAGATGTCAGAGAGTGGGTGAAGCAGATTGGATTCGCGGAATGTGCACAGAACTTTGTGGAAAGTAGAGTGGATGGTGATTTATTGTTGCAGCTGACAGAAGAGAATCTCAAAGAAGATATTGGTTTAACAAATGGTATCAGGAGGAGAAGGTTTACCAGAGAATTGCAGAATTTAAAGAAGATGGCTGATTATAGCAGTAGAGACACGGGAAACTTAAATAGTTTCTTGCAATCAATTGGTCAGGAGTTCTCAATCTACACATACAGTATGCTTAATGCTGGCGTTGACAAAGACTCCATCAGGAATTTGTCTGAAGATCAGTTACTGACAGAGTGTGGCATCGCGAATAGCATTCATAGGTTGAGGATATTAGATGCTATTAAGAATATGCAGCACAATCAGTTGGGTTCTTCGGAGGATGAATCACCAGATAAATCCTTGGACGTGTTTGTTAGTTATAGAAGATCAAATGGATCCCAGTTAGCCAGTTTATTGAAAGTCCACTTGCAACTGAGAGGCTTCTCTGTGTTCATTGATGTTGAAAGGTTAGAAGCCGGCAAATTCGACAATAACCTGCTGCAAAGCATCAGACAGGCAAAACACTTCCTCCTTGTGCTGACACCCAAGGCTTTGGAAAGGTGTATACAGGACAGTGAATGCAAAGACTGGGTTCATAGG GAGATTGTAGCAGCTCTACAATcacaatgtaatataattccTATCATAGACAACTTCCAGTGGCCAGAACCTGAAGAACTCCCTGAAGATATGCGAGCAGTTTGTCATTTCAATGGTGTACGATGGATCCATGATTACCAAGATGCCTGCGTAGACAAACTAGAAAG GTTTATGCGGGGCGAAATACCAGTCAGATCAGATATCCCAAGGAGCATCGCGCCCAAGGACGTGACGCAACCAAACACACCGGGTAACACAACCATAAGACAGCCACCGAACTATCAACGTATGCACAGTAATGAAAGCAGGGGCAGTGACAAAGATTCGACAGGAGGGCGAGATTGA